One Caldalkalibacillus uzonensis DNA segment encodes these proteins:
- a CDS encoding SRPBCC family protein → MKDQTQNSLPDICKTTAFNAPIDKVWQTVSTSEGIAAWFMPNDFVAEVGQTFTLQTPFGPTPCKVLELEPPHLLSFAWGESGWQVTFELQALGDKTQFTLTHSGWGAADEVIPTTGEKQSVVRDRMDNGWEGIVNNNLAKVVEG, encoded by the coding sequence ATGAAGGATCAGACACAGAACAGCTTACCGGATATATGCAAAACAACAGCGTTTAATGCTCCCATTGACAAAGTGTGGCAGACTGTTTCCACTTCAGAAGGTATAGCTGCTTGGTTTATGCCTAACGATTTTGTGGCAGAAGTAGGGCAAACATTTACTCTACAGACGCCGTTTGGCCCCACCCCTTGCAAAGTGCTTGAACTGGAACCGCCTCACCTCCTATCTTTTGCCTGGGGGGAATCTGGTTGGCAGGTCACGTTTGAATTACAGGCGCTGGGAGACAAAACCCAGTTTACCCTTACCCATTCTGGCTGGGGGGCCGCTGATGAAGTGATCCCCACCACAGGTGAAAAACAATCCGTTGTACGTGACAGAATGGATAATGGGTGGGAAGGCATTGTTAATAACAATTTGGCCAAGGTGGTTGAAGGATAA
- a CDS encoding AAA family ATPase: MPTIYIMVALPRSGKSTYVAQHFGALPKVSADQLRLLIHGRRFWAEKEHEVWRVRDIMLKALMEQQLDVVIDETNVTRKNRRPMLKLARTYGYNAVAIVINTPVEICKQRAIQSNQEDLLPVIEEMAQRYEAVTEEEGFVQVIRVD, translated from the coding sequence ATGCCAACAATTTATATTATGGTGGCCTTGCCACGTTCAGGTAAGTCAACTTATGTGGCTCAACATTTTGGTGCCTTGCCCAAGGTTTCCGCCGACCAACTGAGGTTACTTATCCATGGTCGGCGGTTTTGGGCTGAAAAAGAGCATGAGGTGTGGCGGGTAAGAGATATTATGTTGAAAGCATTGATGGAGCAGCAACTGGATGTGGTCATCGATGAAACTAATGTGACCCGCAAAAACCGCAGACCTATGCTGAAGCTAGCCCGGACGTACGGCTATAACGCCGTAGCCATCGTGATCAACACCCCAGTAGAGATCTGTAAACAACGGGCCATACAATCCAACCAGGAAGATCTGCTTCCTGTGATTGAGGAAATGGCCCAGCGTTACGAAGCTGTTACAGAAGAGGAAGGATTTGTTCAGGTCATACGTGTTGATTAA
- a CDS encoding zinc metallopeptidase, whose translation MIFHPLDFLIFAAFGLAMWAQTQVQGKFQHYAKIQVSSGLTGAQVARYILDKEGLHDVAVEQSPHGPLSDHYDPTVRKVRLSEPVYYGRSIASVSVAAHEVGHAIQHQVHYPMLVLRHRLFPIANLGSRVAPFLLIAGFLLYITELIGLGIIFFSGAVLFQVVTLPVEFNASARAENKLVELGLIRNDEERGVKKVLRAAALTYVASTLIAVLQLLKFLLIFRGRR comes from the coding sequence GTGATTTTTCACCCATTGGACTTTTTAATCTTTGCCGCCTTTGGTTTGGCCATGTGGGCGCAAACACAGGTACAGGGCAAGTTTCAACATTATGCCAAAATACAGGTTTCTTCCGGGTTAACAGGCGCACAAGTGGCCCGTTATATTTTGGACAAGGAAGGCCTTCATGATGTCGCTGTGGAACAATCTCCGCACGGTCCGCTTTCAGATCATTACGATCCCACAGTGCGCAAAGTGCGGTTGTCTGAACCTGTTTATTATGGCCGCTCCATTGCCTCTGTGTCGGTGGCGGCCCATGAAGTCGGACATGCTATTCAACATCAGGTTCACTATCCCATGCTGGTCTTGCGGCACCGGTTATTTCCCATCGCCAACTTGGGATCCAGAGTGGCCCCATTTTTACTCATTGCCGGCTTTCTACTGTACATTACCGAGTTGATCGGACTAGGTATTATTTTCTTTTCCGGAGCAGTCCTGTTTCAAGTGGTGACCTTACCGGTCGAGTTTAATGCCAGTGCCAGGGCGGAGAACAAACTGGTGGAACTGGGTTTGATTCGTAACGATGAAGAGCGGGGCGTTAAGAAAGTGTTAAGAGCAGCGGCGCTAACTTATGTGGCCAGCACCTTGATCGCCGTATTGCAGCTCCTTAAATTTCTGTTAATATTTCGAGGTCGACGTTAA
- a CDS encoding CHC2 zinc finger domain-containing protein encodes MIELIKASVPITEALEHYTNVDLSRINTTRERFNIRCSFHDDRQPSFTIYTDTNRWKCWAGCGQGDVIDLVAKAQGIPLGQAVRLLTEQMGLHKGPQKKKVTKLVKKQLSDKKVISEYKNLLQETFQILLKVEKQINQRIKKVKNITEAENSAELYHKKAYISHLLNCIAYGDEQEQAYAVYMAQQWLDNEIKEAGKDERASTDHIAG; translated from the coding sequence ATGATTGAACTTATCAAGGCATCTGTGCCTATTACAGAGGCATTGGAGCATTATACCAACGTTGATTTAAGCAGGATAAACACCACTAGGGAGCGGTTCAATATCCGCTGCTCTTTCCATGACGACAGACAGCCCAGCTTTACAATTTACACAGACACAAACCGCTGGAAGTGCTGGGCCGGTTGTGGCCAGGGGGATGTGATCGACTTAGTGGCCAAGGCCCAAGGCATCCCCCTGGGGCAAGCGGTTAGGCTGTTGACTGAACAGATGGGGCTACATAAAGGCCCACAAAAGAAAAAGGTCACAAAGCTGGTTAAAAAACAGCTAAGTGACAAAAAAGTAATATCCGAGTATAAAAATCTTCTCCAGGAAACGTTTCAAATCCTGCTAAAGGTTGAAAAACAAATCAATCAGCGTATAAAGAAGGTCAAAAACATAACTGAGGCAGAAAATTCGGCCGAGCTATACCACAAAAAAGCCTATATATCACACTTGTTAAACTGCATTGCCTATGGAGATGAACAGGAACAGGCATACGCTGTTTATATGGCCCAGCAGTGGCTAGACAATGAAATAAAGGAGGCCGGAAAAGATGAGCGAGCTAGCACAGATCATATTGCAGGCTAA
- a CDS encoding helix-turn-helix domain-containing protein, producing the protein MQRRTIKVAEAAEYIGVSKDTIYELVRKREIPHIRLGKRILFRVESLEAWLQEREAGPEDTQPEDKPEYGQLRMIKP; encoded by the coding sequence TTGCAACGGCGCACCATAAAGGTTGCCGAAGCTGCCGAGTATATAGGAGTATCCAAAGACACGATTTATGAACTGGTTAGAAAGCGGGAAATCCCACACATCCGCTTGGGTAAAAGAATTCTGTTTAGGGTAGAGAGCTTGGAAGCTTGGTTACAGGAGCGGGAGGCTGGCCCAGAAGATACACAACCGGAGGACAAGCCTGAATATGGCCAACTCAGGATGATTAAGCCATGA
- a CDS encoding ATP-binding cassette domain-containing protein, whose protein sequence is MYRGKVLGLLGPNGAGKTSTIKMICELLMH, encoded by the coding sequence GTGTACCGGGGGAAGGTGCTTGGGTTGCTAGGACCGAACGGGGCAGGAAAAACGTCCACAATTAAGATGATTTGCGAACTATTGATGCACTAA
- a CDS encoding tyrosine-type recombinase/integrase codes for MLTGKRIRRTKTVKGLTKREAEKELAKFQAEVEAGEYIAPEKMTFADFVEEWKEKYAKKHLGPKTYETYVLHLRNRIIPAMGHLRLDQIKPIHLISFLENLEEEGLRQDGKQGKLSQGTIEYYHKILRNVFKRAEEWKLIKESPAASVKNPKTAYKEAQVYDQKQVEALFEALEKEPLTWKVMITLAVTCGLRRGELLGLEWEHIDLEAGTIHIKQNLTYVSGQGFVIKEPKTKNSIRKVTVPQHVIKMLRKLKLQKMEERMKADDLWEGGEHFFVFSSWNGKPINPSSVKTWWQRFTDRHNLPYIRFHDLRHTSATLLINQGVHMKTISARLGHANILTTMNIYGHALEEADRAAAEKFDTLFQTKKNRLN; via the coding sequence ATGCTAACGGGCAAGCGTATCAGACGTACCAAAACGGTTAAAGGTTTGACAAAGCGAGAAGCGGAAAAAGAGTTGGCAAAATTCCAGGCAGAAGTGGAAGCGGGGGAGTATATAGCGCCTGAAAAAATGACGTTTGCTGACTTTGTGGAGGAATGGAAAGAGAAGTATGCCAAAAAGCATCTGGGGCCTAAAACGTATGAAACATATGTCTTGCATCTGAGAAACAGAATAATTCCAGCTATGGGTCATCTTCGCTTAGATCAGATTAAACCTATACACCTCATCAGCTTTTTGGAGAACCTAGAGGAAGAGGGGCTGCGCCAAGATGGAAAACAAGGGAAGTTGTCTCAAGGAACCATTGAGTATTACCACAAGATTTTAAGGAATGTGTTTAAACGGGCAGAAGAATGGAAGCTGATCAAAGAAAGTCCCGCTGCCAGTGTGAAAAATCCAAAAACAGCCTATAAAGAAGCACAGGTTTATGATCAGAAGCAGGTAGAAGCACTGTTTGAAGCACTCGAAAAGGAACCTCTAACCTGGAAAGTGATGATTACCCTGGCAGTCACCTGCGGGCTTAGAAGGGGGGAATTACTGGGCCTGGAATGGGAACACATTGACCTGGAGGCTGGAACTATACACATTAAACAGAATTTGACCTATGTCAGCGGGCAGGGATTTGTGATCAAAGAGCCTAAGACCAAAAACTCCATTCGCAAGGTAACTGTGCCACAGCATGTGATCAAGATGCTTAGAAAGCTAAAGCTGCAAAAAATGGAGGAACGGATGAAAGCGGATGACCTATGGGAAGGAGGGGAACATTTCTTTGTGTTCTCATCCTGGAATGGTAAGCCGATCAATCCAAGTAGTGTGAAAACCTGGTGGCAAAGATTTACCGACAGACACAACTTGCCTTATATTCGTTTTCATGACCTGCGTCATACTTCGGCTACATTATTGATCAACCAAGGCGTACACATGAAAACCATTAGTGCCAGGTTGGGACATGCCAATATCCTAACGACCATGAACATCTATGGCCATGCCTTAGAGGAAGCCGACAGGGCAGCAGCGGAAAAGTTTGACACGCTGTTTCAAACAAAAAAGAACAGGCTTAATTAA
- a CDS encoding ArsR/SmtB family transcription factor, which yields MGTPKHDVFQAIADPTRRRLIRLLAEQELPVTEISKHFPMSRTAVSKHLRILNEAGLVQKKKAGREIRYKTQPDPLLEVKRWLAYYDRFWDNKLASLKYHLEQEQKED from the coding sequence ATGGGCACCCCTAAACATGATGTTTTTCAGGCCATTGCTGATCCGACGCGCCGCCGACTGATCAGACTTTTGGCAGAGCAGGAGTTGCCTGTGACAGAGATCAGCAAGCATTTTCCCATGAGTCGAACGGCCGTCTCCAAACATCTGCGCATTTTGAACGAAGCTGGACTTGTTCAGAAGAAAAAAGCGGGGCGTGAAATACGCTACAAAACGCAACCTGATCCTCTGCTTGAAGTGAAGCGCTGGCTCGCTTATTATGATCGTTTCTGGGATAACAAACTGGCCTCACTCAAATACCACCTTGAACAGGAGCAGAAGGAGGATTAA
- a CDS encoding DUF3987 domain-containing protein — protein MSELAQIILQAKRDVSQQFKQIDDEQDGGFSLMPTFKAKIKEDAFYGLAGEVIETIDPHTEADKAAVLLNFLTAFGNVIGPHAHFMTDGARQTARLFVVLVGESAKARKSSSWKHVAHLFESIDSQWLKNVNSGLSSGEGLIYAVRDRVEKEEPEYRGQGKEKEIVGYKTVVVDEGVTDKRLLIVEDEFAHTLKVINREGNTLSPIIRKAWDDGNLVTLTKNPMRATGAHISILAFITKQELLKAIRDTELFNGFANRFLWAYVKRSKLLPEGGSLDKMDLRPLINRIAQAVDFATRTGEMERDERAREFWARIYREFADPIGTGTVAQIANRVEAQFVRLSCIYALLDMSPVVRVEHLKAALAVFEYCLESTKFIFGQPERFKDDERAKRLLIELKRNPQGMTRTEVSDLFNRNLSKQEIDNLVKKLSDAGYVTIKEIKRPTGRPVQVVKLV, from the coding sequence ATGAGCGAGCTAGCACAGATCATATTGCAGGCTAAAAGAGATGTCAGCCAGCAATTTAAACAGATAGACGACGAGCAAGATGGCGGGTTTAGCTTAATGCCTACCTTTAAGGCCAAAATAAAAGAGGATGCTTTTTATGGCTTGGCTGGTGAAGTGATAGAAACCATTGACCCCCATACAGAGGCAGATAAAGCAGCTGTGTTGCTTAACTTCTTAACCGCTTTTGGTAATGTGATCGGCCCGCATGCTCATTTTATGACAGATGGAGCCAGGCAGACCGCCAGGCTGTTTGTTGTCTTAGTGGGAGAAAGTGCAAAAGCAAGGAAATCATCTTCCTGGAAACACGTAGCTCATTTATTTGAGTCCATAGATAGCCAGTGGTTAAAAAACGTTAACTCTGGTTTGTCCAGTGGCGAAGGATTGATTTATGCGGTTCGTGACCGAGTAGAAAAGGAAGAGCCAGAATATAGAGGTCAAGGCAAAGAAAAAGAGATAGTAGGTTATAAAACGGTTGTCGTAGACGAGGGAGTGACAGACAAGCGTTTGCTAATCGTAGAAGATGAGTTTGCGCACACTTTAAAGGTGATCAATAGGGAAGGGAACACTCTTTCGCCAATCATCAGAAAAGCATGGGATGACGGCAACCTGGTCACTTTGACTAAAAACCCCATGCGAGCCACAGGGGCCCATATCAGTATATTAGCATTTATCACAAAGCAGGAGCTATTAAAAGCCATTAGAGACACAGAACTGTTTAATGGCTTTGCTAACCGCTTCTTATGGGCTTATGTCAAAAGGTCAAAGCTTCTTCCCGAAGGCGGAAGTTTAGACAAGATGGATTTAAGACCATTGATTAACCGCATTGCCCAGGCTGTTGACTTTGCTACGAGAACAGGAGAAATGGAGCGGGACGAGCGGGCCAGGGAGTTTTGGGCTCGTATATACCGTGAGTTTGCTGATCCCATAGGAACAGGGACAGTGGCACAGATCGCTAACAGAGTGGAGGCCCAATTTGTCAGGCTTTCCTGTATCTATGCCCTACTGGATATGTCCCCTGTGGTCAGGGTGGAGCATCTTAAGGCGGCTTTGGCTGTGTTTGAATATTGCCTTGAGTCTACCAAATTCATTTTTGGTCAACCGGAAAGGTTTAAAGATGATGAACGTGCTAAACGTTTGCTTATTGAATTGAAACGCAACCCCCAGGGAATGACCAGGACAGAGGTAAGCGATCTGTTTAACCGTAACTTATCAAAACAAGAGATTGATAACCTGGTCAAGAAGTTATCTGATGCCGGTTATGTCACCATAAAGGAGATCAAAAGGCCGACAGGCAGGCCGGTACAGGTCGTTAAACTTGTCTAG